A section of the Epinephelus moara isolate mb chromosome 3, YSFRI_EMoa_1.0, whole genome shotgun sequence genome encodes:
- the flrt1a gene encoding leucine-rich repeat transmembrane protein FLRT1, whose product MFTIMAPVGVAKLRARLFLLFLCLTLRAGMLQFATATIQGYIGDRDMICPSVCRCDEDFIYCNDRGLSSIPSLPPSASVLYLQNNQINNPGLPTSLERQLAVRVVYLYDNELDEFPMHLPPSVRELHLQDNNIRTIPRSALARMPLLEKLHLDDNSISTVSIEDQAFADNPRLRLLFLSRNHLSSIPSGLPASLEELRLDDNRISTIPTHAFRGLASLRCLVLDGNLLANQRIADDTFSRLSNLTELSLVRNSLQTPPVNLPSAHLQRLSLQENALTHMPRGSLDGMRRLLRLDLSGNNLTTLPRGLFKDLDSLGQLLVRGNPWHCGCNLRWLYDWLHARGNSITVRGLTCHGPDRVRDMALIDLTSEMEECEVVRTAGTRDRVGGGGVDSSTTHTPPQGSLFTLRSKRPGLGLPDSGLDYTLSSSGVGKSLALNVKPLSHNSVRVTWSVAQPSSSFRLSWLRLGTGNAMGSITETLVRGDRREYLLTSLQPRSSYIICMVPLPASSESKGGISGDADSDEALVCAKAETSDLTPLEEEEDEDSHQMTVLPLAGIIGGATAIVSLALIFGIFCWYGHRTGHLCSRDHYTRSSSRKNKNYDDYIESGTKKDNTILEIRSPGFQMTPMAACQPMQPKPLREDYIIHTIFPSNGTGLYKGDNHVANAGHGTNRGYREGGIPDIDYCYT is encoded by the coding sequence ATGTTCACCATAATGGCACCCGTAGGCGTGGCTAAGCTGCGGGCTCGGCTCTTCCTGCTGTTTCTTTGCTTGACACTACGTGCTGGCATGCTTCAGTTTGCTACAGCCACGATACAAGGGTACATTGGAGACAGGGACATGATATGCCCGTCTGTGTGCAGGTGCGATGAGGACTTTATCTACTGTAATGATCGTGGCCTGAGCTCCATCCCCTCACTGCCCCCTTCGGCGTCCGTCCTTTACCTTCAGAACAACCAGATAAACAACCCGGGTTTGCCCACCTCCTTGGAGCGCCAGCTTGCCGTCCGTGTGGTCTACCTCTATGATAATGAACTGGATGAATTCCCCATGCACTTGCCACCATCCGTCCGTGAACTGCATTTGCAGGACAACAACATACGCACTATTCCTCGTAGTGCACTGGCTCGGATGCCTTTGCTAGAGAAGCTCCACTTGGATGACAATTCTATTTCCACTGTCAGCATTGAGGACCAGGCCTTTGCTGACAACCCACGGTTGCGCCTACTTTTCCTGTCACGCAACCACCTGTCCAGTATCCCCTCAGGACTGCCTGCCTCTCTGGAagaactccgtctggatgacAACCGAATCTCCACTATCCCAACCCATGCCTTTCGAGGCCTCGCCTCACTTAGATGTCTTGTCCTGGATGGGAACCTTTTGGCAAACCAGCGCATTGCTGATGACACATTCTCCCGCCTTTCCAACTTAACCGAGTTGTCCCTAGTCCGTAACTCCCTCCAGACCCCTCCTGTCAACCTGCCCAGTGCCCATCTGCAGCGCCTGTCTCTGCAGGAAAACGCCCTGACTCATATGCCACGTGGTTCCTTGGATGGCATGCGCAGGCTGCTGAGGCTGGACCTGTCAGGAAATAACCTGACCACCCTGCCGAGGGGACTGTTCAAAGACCTGGACAGCCTGGGACAGCTGCTGGTGCGAGGCAATCCTTGGCACTGTGGTTGCAACCTGCGCTGGCTGTATGACTGGCTGCATGCCCGTGGTAACTCCATCACTGTCAGAGGGCTCACCTGCCATGGACCTGACAGGGTGCGAGACATGGCCTTGATAGACCTGACCAGTGAGATGGAGGAGTGTGAGGTGGTGAGGACAGCAGGGACCAGAGACAGAGTGGGTGGGGGTGGAGTCGATAGCTCTACCACTCACACTCCTCCACAGGGCTCTCTCTTCACCCTCCGCTCAAAGCGACCAGGCCTGGGGCTTCCTGACTCTGGCTTAGACTACACTCTTAGCAGCAGCGGTGTGGGGAAGAGTCTGGCCCTCAACGTGAAGCCGCTCTCTCACAACAGCGTCCGTGTTACCTGGAGCGTGGCCCAACCCAGCTCCTCCTTCAGGCTGAGCTGGCTCCGACTGGGTACTGGGAACGCCATGGGCTCAATCACAGAAACTCTTGTGCGGGGTGACCGTCGAGAGTACCTGCTTACCTCCCTCCAACCACGCTCCAGCTACATCATCTGCATGGTGCCCCTCCCTGCCAGTTCAGAAAGCAAAGGAGGAATTTCTGGAGATGCTGACTCTGATGAAGCTCTGGTGTGTGCAAAAGCTGAAACGTCTGACCTCACCcctctggaggaggaggaggatgaagactCCCATCAGATGACAGTGCTGCCCCTGGCAGGGATTATTGGTGGGGCCACCGCCATTGTATCTTTGGCTCTTATTTTTGGCATCTTCTGTTGGTATGGACATAGGACTGGGCATTTGTGCTCCCGTGACCATTACACACGCAGCAGCTCCCGAAAAAACAAGAACTATGATGATTACATTGAGTCAGGCACCAAGAAGGACAATACCATCTTGGAGATCCGCAGTCCGGGGTTCCAGATGACGCCTATGGCGGCTTGCCAGCCAATGCAGCCCAAGCCACTACGAGAGGATTACATCATTCATACCATATTCCCCTCCAATGGCACTGGCCTGTACAAAGGTGACAACCATGTCGCTAATGCAGGACATGGCACCAACCGTGGCTATAGAGAAGGAGGAATCCCAGATATAGACTACTGTTACACATGA